The genomic stretch ATTTTACATAAAAAATGTATGCTAAAACAGAAAACACACTAGTGTTTTCTCGTCGGTTTTGCTTACTTTTTCAAAAGTAAGGCCCCCTTGATTGCAATCAAGGGCGGGGGATTTAAAAAATTTTTAGGTTATCTTATATTGCCGTACAACTTGTCGGTAGTTATTTATTTTATCCATCATATAATCAATTCCATGCTGAGAGTATTTATCAAAGCTTTTTCCTTTGGGAATGTAATACCTAATTAAGCGGTGCATATTTTCTATTGAACCTTTTTGTCATGAACTATATGGTTGGCATTTAAATAATCTTTCAGTTGGAATGACATGGTGTAATAAGACATTTTCACTACCATTATCAACTGTTAAAGTTTTAATGTCTAAGCTATGTTTCTTGATTAGTTTGAGAAGAGTTTGTTTTATAGCTTTGGAGTTACGTTTTGAGAGCATAGCATAAGACATTCTGGTTTGCCGTTCAATTATGGTTACAATACAATATGTATCATTGATTTTTCCAATAACTGTGTCTAATTCAAAATGACCATGTTCTAAGCGATCATTAATATAATCTGGACGTTTTGAAATTTCTGTTGCATATTTTAATGTTTTAGGTTTGGTTTGTTTTTGCTTCCGTGTTCCATATTTTCCTTCAGATTTTTTGACAATGTGGTCAAATTCAAGGAAATAAGGGTATTTTTTAATTATTTTATAAATTGTACTAGGTGAGGGAGCAAATTCATCAGGTGATATTTTTTTTTAAAAGAATTGACAAGGTATGTAACTGATTTCTTAACTTCTTTTTGAACTAAATTCTTTTTATTTCTATTTTTATTGTATGTATTAAGTTCACTATACCAATACTTTCTGTAGGCCTTTCATTTCTCTTTAATTGCATCACTTAAAAAAAAGAGTCGCGAAAATGAATAGCCTAATAAATGTTCGTATAGCTTCGCAAAATTAAGAGTTTTAACACTCATTACTCTTTTTAAGCACTTAGGACAAACATAGCGATTGTGTTTATCTAAACTCAATGGTCTGCGATTTGTAATAATTTCGATTTTACTTTTTATGCTTCGAATGTCTCTATCAAAAATCTTAGCTACTTCTTGGATTGAGAAGCCTTCAGAAAGTTCTTGTAAAATATTATAAAGTTGTTCTAGATCGATTTGGCTTGTTCGTAATTTTCGTTGCGTCTCAAGTGCTCCTTGCATTTTCAAAATAGTGTTGTGATCCTCTTCAATTTTAAAATGTTGATATTTATTTTCTTTTCGATATTTGTCAAAAACACAAATATATTTTTCTAAATTTTTCATATAATTTTAAAGTTTCCTTTCATTTTTTAAAATTTATTAATACAACTATTTTATTACAAGGCAGACAAAAACAATGTCACATGCAAGTTTTTTGCATGTGACATTTCTAATTAATATAGTTTTTTAACAATTGTTTTACCATCAATATTTTTTATTATAAATTTATCAAAGTTAGAAACATTATGATTTGTGTTTCTTTGGTTTGTTACAGGCCGTTGAGTTGGCAAGGTTATTTGTGATGAATTTAACTCATTTTCTGTAACCTTGCCATCTTTATTTAGATCTGTTCAAAGGTATACTTCTGAGTTTTCTTTCACTTCTAAAAAATCCTTAGTAATATAACTTAAATAATTATTATATCCGATATTATTTGGGTATAATCTATTGCTAATTTGTTTTTGGCGGTCCTCAGTAACTATTTTTTCTCCCTTATCATCTTCAGAATATAAATTAGCGCCTTGATCAAAGTTTTGAAGACCAAAGAAGTTAAAACTATTAGAATATTCCAATAAACTATGTTTATATTCACCATTAGCATCCTTTATAACTAAACCATCAACTTTATGATTTGCATCAATAAAGGCAGAGAATTTAAGCCTATCTGGTCAACCTACTACACCTGCACCATATCCTGGTTGACCATCTGTTACATCTGAGCGATAAAATACTTGGCTAATAGTTTTGCCATATCCCATGGTATCTAAAAATAATTTATAAAATTCTTTTGATCGAGATCTAGTTTTTTCTGGCGCTAATTCACCTATTTCGCTTTCAGATCCTTCATTTTTAAATCTAAATTCATTTATTTCAAATACTGAATTAGGCATAATTGCAACATTATGTTTAGTTGGATTATCTAAGCCATTACCCAATTTATCAAACCAATATCTCGCAGTTAAAGAATCAAAATTATTTAAATATGTATGTGATCAATCTTCGGTATTATGACTTGGATAAAAAAACACCATTCATTGATTATTTTGATTTTGAGTATAGTATCTAAGTCCAAATCAATTAACCGTACTTTGCCTTGCATCATGCCTTTGTTCTGATTTATTAAGATCATTAATTGAAAAGTATGATTCGTAAGCATACTTAGTATATTCTCTAGGAACTAATTCAGTCATGCTAAAAGTATATTTTAACCTGTTAATACTTGTAGTATACACCCCACTAGGTGACACACTTAAAGTTTGACTTTGAGATTTATTTTTTAAATGTTCTGGTGTATTTAATTCATTGGCTAAACGTCACATATCATTGATTGATAAGTTGTTGTACAATAAATTCTCTTTGTTTTTAATATTTAATTTATCTAAAACTTCATCACTTAGATAACCCTTTTGCGGTACATCATAACTTAATAAATTGTAAAAATTACTTACAAAATAAGAATTTCAAAATTGCCTTTGGCCATGTGAATGTCCTTGATGACCAAAATTAGCTGCAGGATTATAATAAAGTTCAGTAGTTTTCATTTGGTTAATACCTTTTGCTTCTTGGTCTGTAACATTTAATTTATTGCCTTCAATTAATCATGTTTCAGCATAGGTCATGGATCAATGGTGCATATATTCGTGGAAGATTGTTTGCATTAAGCTACCAACTATTTCATATAACGAAAAACCTTTATTATTTAAGTTTGTTCCGTTAACATAAATCCTTTTTTCAAGTGGACGATATAGACCAAGAGATGACTTGTTATTTCTGCTACGTTATTAATAGTAATAGAGTCCAGATCCTTTACTTCTTGCCCATATGGTATTTTATGCTTAAATTCATGGGCTATAAGTAAAAGACCTTCTTTATTAAGTAAGTATAGAGGACCACTTTGGTTATATCCATAACTATATTCTTTAAAGATAATTCCAGTTATTTTATCTTTATATTCTAAATAAGATAAACCATTATAGGATTTTTGTTCAACTTTATTTAGATCTTCATATAAGATATAGTTTAATTCATTTAACTCTTTTTGCTTTTCTTGCGAGTTTAAAGAAGAAAAATATCTTTCCCCTTCACTTATTGGAAGAAATTTATTTATTACTACTTTTTCTTGTTCAAGTGATTTTTCTGGTTGGGTTGTTCCTGGATCATCAACCGGTGTTTTTTCTTGTTCTTTGCTGCTAGATGTTTGGCCACTATTATTTTGATTATTTTTATCATTGTCCGTGTCTGGATCATTTATCTCTGAATCATTGTTGCTTGGCTGCTTTTGGCTTCCAAGATTTTCACCTGGTAAATTAGTTTCATTAGTTTGAGATTGCTTAATTTCTGCTATTTTAGCAAGCAAATCATCTAATAAACTTTTTTCTGCAGTAAGTAATTGTTTAACATTGTCCTCTAATAATGAAAAAGCATTTAAAGCAACATTCACACTATTTTCATCTTCTAGGGTAATATTATCTTTATTTTTGCTTAAAATTCCTGCATAAGCGGTTTTAAAATTATTTACAGCAATTTCGGATGGATCAGGCTGTGGCTGTGGAGATGGTTGATCTGGTTTTTGCGGTTTTTCAACACTAGCACATGATATCATTGCAAATGATGAAATTGCTACTAAATTTGTAGATATAAGTAAGAATTTACTTCGTTTCATTTCATTATTCCTTTATTAAATTTTATATATTAATTATATAGATTAAATAGATATTAATAAAGCAATTTAAAATATTTTTCTAAGAAAACTTTATGTTGTCTAACTAATTAATAAAAAATATCTTGCAAAGCAAGATATTTTGATTCGAAGAATTAATCCTCGTCTTTAGATTGTAAGTTTCTTCTTTTAATAATTTCATCAGAAATGTTTTTAGGTGTTTTTTCGTAATGATCAAATTGCATTTGGTAAGTTCCACGACCTGAAGTCATAGATCTAAGTTCTGTTGAATAGCCAAACATTTCAGAAAGCGGAACCTGTGCTCTAACAACAACGGCTCCATCATTTCTTTGTTCTTGGTCATTAACAATCCCTCTACGACGTGATAAATCACCAATTACATCTCCCATGTGATCTGAAGGAACAACAACTGAAACATCCATAATTGGTTCAAGTAATACTGTTCCAATTTGATCTTTAGCTTTAGTTAAAGCTTTAGAAGCAGCTATTTTGTAAGCCATTTCCGAAGAGTCGACGTCGTGGTATGAACCATCAAATAAGGTAGCTTTAATATCAATCATTTGATATCCAGCTAAAATACCAGCTGCCATTTTTTCTTCAAGACCTTTTTGGATTGATTTAATGTATTCTTTAGGGATTTTACCACCAACAATTTTATCCACAAATTCAAAACCACCATCTGGGTTAGGTTCAAATTTAAGTCATACGTGCCCGTATTGTCCTTTACCACCAGATTGTTTAATGTGTTTTCCTTCGACATCAGCTGTTTTAGTAATTGTTTCACGGTATGAAACTTGAGGAGCTCCAACTTTAGCTTGAACACCAAATTCACGTTTTAGACGGTCTACAATAATATCAAGGTGTAATTCACCCATACCAGCAATAATTGTTTGACCTGTTTCTTCATCTGTATAAGTTCTAAAAGTTGGATCTTCAGCTGCCAGTTTTTGTAATCCTAATGAAAGTTTTTCAGTAGCAGCTTTTGATTCAGGCTCTAAAGCTTGTGAAATAACTGGTTCTGGGAATACCATTCTTTCTAGAACAATTTTTGGTGATTTTTCATCAATTAAAGTGTCACCAGTTGTTGTGTATTTAAGACCAACAGCTGCCGCAATATCTCCAGCACGACATTCATCAATTTCAACACGGCTGTTAGCATGCATTTGTAATACACGGCCAATACGTTCTTTTTCACCCTTAGTCGAGTTAAATACGTAGCTTCCTTTGTTTAATACCCCACGGTATACACGGAAGAAGGTTAATGAACCAACAAAAGGGTCATTCATAACTTTAAAAGCTAAAGCAGCAAAGTTTCCTTCATCGCTAGCTTCAACTCTAACTTCATTTTCTCCTTCGTGTGCTCGAATAGCAGGGATATCTAAAGGTGAAGGTAAATAATCAACAACTGCATCAATCATTTTCTTAACACCTTTGTTTTTAAATGAAGTTCCACAAACTACTGGGAAAAATTCAGAAGTTAAAGTTGCTTTTCTAATAGCAGCTTTAAAGGCATCAAGTTCTACTTCTTGGCCTTCTAAAACAGCCATCATTAATTCTTCATCAAAAGCAGCAACTGCTTCTAATAATTCTTGACGTTTGATTTCAACAATTTCTTCTAAGTCTGCAGGAATTGCTGTTGGAAACTCTTCTTCTTGAGGCTCACCATTATATGTATAAGCTTGTCTTGTAACTAAATCAATAACTCCTTTAAAGTCCGATTCAGCTCCAATAGGTCATTGAATTGCTACTGCATTTCCACCTAATCTTTGTTTTACAGATGCAACAGAAGCAGCAAAATCAGCTCCTGCTTTATCCATTTTATTTACGTATACAATACGTGGAACTTTATAATTAGTTGCTTGTCTTCAAACTGTTTCGGTTTGAGGTTCAACACCAGATTGAGCATCTAAAACAGCGACGGCTCCATCTAAAACACGTAATGAACGTTCAACTTCAACAGTGAAATCAACGTGTCCAGGGGTATCAATAATATTAATTCTTTTACCTTTTCAAAAAGCAGTAGTTGCTGCTGAAGTAATAGTAATACCTCTTTCTTTTTCTTGTTCCATTCAGTCCATTTGCGAAACACCATCATGTGTTTCACCAATTTTATGGATTTTACCTGTATGGAATAAAATTCTTTCTGTTGTGGTAGTTTTACCTGCATCAATGTGGGCCATAATACCAATATTACGGTAATCTTTTAAATCGTAATCTCTAGCCATGATATCAATTAAATTTAACTAAAAGACTATCATCTGAAGTGTGCAAATGCACGGTTAGCTTCAGCCATTTTATGGGTGTCTTCACGTTTTTTAATTGCTCCACCTGTTTTCTTTGATGCATCGATGATTTCATTTGCTAAACGAACATCCATTGTTTTTTCGTTTCTTAATCTTGCATATTGCACTAATCATCTAAGTGCTAATGTTTGTTTTCTACGAGCAGTAACTTCAGTAGGTACTTGGTAGTTTGTTCCTCCAATTCTTCTAGTACGTATTTCCAATTGCGGTGTAATGTTTTCGACTGCTTCTAAAAACACTTCCATTGGTTCTCTACTTGTTTTTTCTTTAATAAGTTCAAATGCTGAATATAAAATATCTTGAGCAATTGATTTTTTTCCGTCAAGCATAATT from Mycoplasmopsis bovirhinis encodes the following:
- a CDS encoding IS30 family transposase codes for the protein MSPDEFAPSPSTIYKIIKKYPYFLEFDHIVKKSEGKYGTRKQKQTKPKTLKYATEISKRPDYINDRLEHGHFELDTVIGKINDTYCIVTIIERQTRMSYAMLSKRNSKAIKQTLLKLIKKHSLDIKTLTVDNGSENVLLHHVIPTERLFKCQPYSSWQKGSIENMHRLIRYYIPKGKSFDKYSQHGIDYMMDKINNYRQVVRQYKIT
- a CDS encoding MYPU_1760 family metalloprotease, yielding MYVNGTNLNNKGFSLYEIVGSLMQTIFHEYMHHWSMTYAETWLIEGNKLNVTDQEAKGINQMKTTELYYNPAANFGHQGHSHGQRQFWNSYFVSNFYNLLSYDVPQKGYLSDEVLDKLNIKNKENLLYNNLSINDMWRLANELNTPEHLKNKSQSQTLSVSPSGVYTTSINRLKYTFSMTELVPREYTKYAYESYFSINDLNKSEQRHDARQSTVNWFGLRYYTQNQNNQWMVFFYPSHNTEDWSHTYLNNFDSLTARYWFDKLGNGLDNPTKHNVAIMPNSVFEINEFRFKNEGSESEIGELAPEKTRSRSKEFYKLFLDTMGYGKTISQVFYRSDVTDGQPGYGAGVVGWPDRLKFSAFIDANHKVDGLVIKDANGEYKHSLLEYSNSFNFFGLQNFDQGANLYSEDDKGEKIVTEDRQKQISNRLYPNNIGYNNYLSYITKDFLEVKENSEVYLWTDLNKDGKVTENELNSSQITLPTQRPVTNQRNTNHNVSNFDKFIIKNIDGKTIVKKLY
- the fusA gene encoding elongation factor G; the protein is MARDYDLKDYRNIGIMAHIDAGKTTTTERILFHTGKIHKIGETHDGVSQMDWMEQEKERGITITSAATTAFWKGKRINIIDTPGHVDFTVEVERSLRVLDGAVAVLDAQSGVEPQTETVWRQATNYKVPRIVYVNKMDKAGADFAASVASVKQRLGGNAVAIQWPIGAESDFKGVIDLVTRQAYTYNGEPQEEEFPTAIPADLEEIVEIKRQELLEAVAAFDEELMMAVLEGQEVELDAFKAAIRKATLTSEFFPVVCGTSFKNKGVKKMIDAVVDYLPSPLDIPAIRAHEGENEVRVEASDEGNFAALAFKVMNDPFVGSLTFFRVYRGVLNKGSYVFNSTKGEKERIGRVLQMHANSRVEIDECRAGDIAAAVGLKYTTTGDTLIDEKSPKIVLERMVFPEPVISQALEPESKAATEKLSLGLQKLAAEDPTFRTYTDEETGQTIIAGMGELHLDIIVDRLKREFGVQAKVGAPQVSYRETITKTADVEGKHIKQSGGKGQYGHVWLKFEPNPDGGFEFVDKIVGGKIPKEYIKSIQKGLEEKMAAGILAGYQMIDIKATLFDGSYHDVDSSEMAYKIAASKALTKAKDQIGTVLLEPIMDVSVVVPSDHMGDVIGDLSRRRGIVNDQEQRNDGAVVVRAQVPLSEMFGYSTELRSMTSGRGTYQMQFDHYEKTPKNISDEIIKRRNLQSKDED
- the rpsG gene encoding 30S ribosomal protein S7, which encodes MSRKKSAPIREVLADPVFNSVVVTKLINQIMLDGKKSIAQDILYSAFELIKEKTSREPMEVFLEAVENITPQLEIRTRRIGGTNYQVPTEVTARRKQTLALRWLVQYARLRNEKTMDVRLANEIIDASKKTGGAIKKREDTHKMAEANRAFAHFRW